The Pseudomonas sp. MPC6 nucleotide sequence CCGGAGAAACGGATGCCGCCGTCGGCGATCAACGGGACGCCAGTGCCTTCAAGGGCAGCGGCGACGTTGGCGATGGCACTGATTTGCGGGACGCCGACACCGGCGACGATACGGGTGGTGCAGATCGAGCCTGGGCCGATACCGACCTTGACTGCATCGGCGCCGGCGTCGGCCAGGGCCTTGGCAGCAGCGCCGGTGGCGATGTTGCCGCCGATGACCTGCACTTCAGGGAAGTTCTGCTTGACCCAGCGCACGCGGTCGATCACGCCTTTGGAGTGGCCGTGGGCGGTGTCGACTACGACTACGTCAACACCGGCGCTGACCAGGGCAGCGACGCGATCACCGGTGTCTTTGCCGGTACCGACTGCAGCACCAACGCGCAGACGACCTTGATCGTCCTTGCTGGCCAGCGGGTAAGCCTTGGCTTTTTCGATGTCGTTGACGGTCATCATGCCTTTGAGGGCGAATTTGTCGTCGACGATCAGCACGCGCTCGATGCGGTGCTTGTGCAGCAATTCGCGCACATCGTTCTTGTCGGCGCCTTCCTTGACCGTGACCAGGCGCTCTTTAGGCGTCATCACGTCACGGACAGTGGCTTCCAGGCGGTTTTCGAAACGCACGTCACGGGAAGTGACGATGCCGACCAGGTCGCCGTTGTGCAGCACCGGAACGCCGGAGATATTGTGCTGGCGGGTCAGTTCGAACAGTTCACGCACCGTGGCGTCAGCCTCGATGGTGATCGGGTCCTTGACCACGCCGGCTTCATAACGCTTGACCTTGCGCACTTCGGCAGCTTGCTGCTCGATGGTCATGTTCTTGTGGATGATGCCGATGCCACCTTCCTGAGCCATGGCAATTGCCAGACGGGCTTCAGTGACGGTGTCCATGGCGGCAGAAACCAGAGGAATATTCAGCTCGATGCCACGGGTAAGGCGGGTCTTGAGACTGACTTCGTTAGGAAGCACCTCGGAATAACCAGGCACTAGGAGAATGTCGTCGAATGTCAGAGCTTCTTGGCTGATACGCAGCATCGCGGGGGCTCCCGAGCGGGAAAATGGAAGCGCGCCATTATAGTCAGACACCCCCTCGGGTTCAATGTAAAACTCTGGCTAATATCAATACGGTGATCGACGGGGGATTTTAAGAGCTTCGCTGGCAAGCCAGCTCCTACAGGTTTGCGATGATCCTGTAGGAGCTGTCTTGCCAGCGAAGGTCGTTAACGATAACGCGCCCAACCTGATTGAACGCGCAGCCTTGAGGTTCTTCGCGAGCGAGCTTGCTCCTACAGCTCGACCTTAACCCAACTGACGGGCTGGTCGAGCCAATCGGCAAACTCATCGATAAAGCTCTGCTTGAACCCGGCCTCGGCCCAATTGTTGAAAATGAATCCCAGGTTGGAAAAGCCGCATTCCTGCAGGAACAGAAAGCCGTTGATGTCGTCTTCATGCCCGCACTCGGGGCAGGTGAAGTTATCGGTGCGCCCCGGCATCCAGTCTTCCAGGCTGTCGAACAACGCTTCGCCGACTTCCTTGCGGCACTCGGCGCAGCCGGCTTCTTCGAGAAATCCTTTGGCCGGCGTATAGATGCAGCGCTTGGTGATGATCTCCAGGCCATTGATCGGCTCGCCGAACGGCAGGGCTTGGGGATGCAGCACCACGGCGCGGGCGCCGTCGGCGATGGCGTGGGCCATGCGGTTGCCGGTGCGGCCGCAGGTGGTCAGTTCTTCCTTGATGATGTTCTTGCGCACCAGCCAACGCACGACCGCCCGGGCCCGGGGTTCGTGTACCGGCAGCGTGGAGATTTTCGGGACGATGATGCTTTGAGAGTTCATGGTGCAAGCCTACTGCATAAAATGGATGTTTCTGCGGTGTGTCGTTTGACGCCTTCGCGGGCAAGCCCGCTCCCACAGGATCTCGGTCGTACACGCAGGTGTGCTCACCTGAAATCCCTGTGGGAGCGGGCTTGCCCGCGAAGGCGCCAGGGCGGCCGGCAGCTTAATCCCTGACAAAATCCGGTCAAGTGCTCAAATACCGCCCGATCAAGGCAATCCCGCTGGCCAGCACCAGCCAGGTCACCAGCCGCACGAACGCCTCGCGGGACAATCTCATGGTCAACCGCCGACCGATCCACAGCCCCACTGCCATGGCCGGCAACAAACACAGGGCCAATACCAACAAGGGTAGCTCGGCATACACCCCCGCGACGGCAAACAGGCTCAAGCGCACCACGGTGCTGCAACTGATCAGCGCGCTCTGGGTAGCCCGGGCGGCCTCCTTGGGCAGCCGGCTGTTCAAATAGATCGCATATAAAAAGCCGCCACTGCCAAACAACGCCCCGAACATCCCGCCCACAGTACCCATCGGCACGGCCCGGGCCGCGGATAATTGCGTCGGGCGGGTTTTGACCCAAAGGCTGTAGATCGCATAGGCGCTGATAAACAGCCCCATCAACAGCAGCAATACATCGGAATGCAGATTCAGCAGGAAAATCACCCCCAGCGTGCAGCCCACTGCCATGCATGGCAGCAGCCGCAGCAACTCGGGTTTCGCC carries:
- a CDS encoding sulfite exporter TauE/SafE family protein; this translates as MDVFELLHQWPFGATDWLVIGLAIALAYIVFGIAGFGTALVAGPILILFMPLSKIVPLLVLLDFVAAFGNLLPSRRDVAKPELLRLLPCMAVGCTLGVIFLLNLHSDVLLLLMGLFISAYAIYSLWVKTRPTQLSAARAVPMGTVGGMFGALFGSGGFLYAIYLNSRLPKEAARATQSALISCSTVVRLSLFAVAGVYAELPLLVLALCLLPAMAVGLWIGRRLTMRLSREAFVRLVTWLVLASGIALIGRYLST
- the guaB gene encoding IMP dehydrogenase, with protein sequence MLRISQEALTFDDILLVPGYSEVLPNEVSLKTRLTRGIELNIPLVSAAMDTVTEARLAIAMAQEGGIGIIHKNMTIEQQAAEVRKVKRYEAGVVKDPITIEADATVRELFELTRQHNISGVPVLHNGDLVGIVTSRDVRFENRLEATVRDVMTPKERLVTVKEGADKNDVRELLHKHRIERVLIVDDKFALKGMMTVNDIEKAKAYPLASKDDQGRLRVGAAVGTGKDTGDRVAALVSAGVDVVVVDTAHGHSKGVIDRVRWVKQNFPEVQVIGGNIATGAAAKALADAGADAVKVGIGPGSICTTRIVAGVGVPQISAIANVAAALEGTGVPLIADGGIRFSGDLSKAIVAGASCVMMGSMFAGTEEAPGEIELFQGRSYKAYRGMGSLGAMSQAQGSSDRYFQDSSAGAEKLVPEGIEGRVPYKGSLSAIIHQLMGGLRSSMGYTGSADIEEMRTKPEFVRITGAGMAESHVHDVQITKEAPNYRVG
- a CDS encoding sugar ABC transporter ATPase, with product MNSQSIIVPKISTLPVHEPRARAVVRWLVRKNIIKEELTTCGRTGNRMAHAIADGARAVVLHPQALPFGEPINGLEIITKRCIYTPAKGFLEEAGCAECRKEVGEALFDSLEDWMPGRTDNFTCPECGHEDDINGFLFLQECGFSNLGFIFNNWAEAGFKQSFIDEFADWLDQPVSWVKVEL